In Acidobacteriota bacterium, one DNA window encodes the following:
- a CDS encoding DUF1343 domain-containing protein yields MFPTRFRPLARLLLTLAACGLFLAAAEPAPKPSWPEVGKIIQRSIAAGEIPGAVVLIGHDGHVVYRKAFGLRSFRPHQKMTTDTVFDIASLTKVVATAPAIMQLLEQGRFRLNDAVAKYMPGFGQNGKDQITIRQLLTHFSGLPPDLSLTPRWSGYDTGIRKAFAIQPAFPPGSHFEYSDINFIVLAELVHRLTGERIDQYALQHIWTPLDMKHTRYLPPSDWLSKIAPTGVDGRGRSIHGVVNDPTAEDMGGVAGNAGVFSTADDLAKYAQMMLNNGRGGDGQRVLSPLAVRKMTTPQSPPNVPEVRGLGWDIDTPFSSNRGAFLPVGSYGHTGFTGTSLWIDPTSDTYIIILANDTYPQQRSHLKRILAMRSDVATVTANILALNDGSTWTKVEEGLERITGYNNTVAAGRRVIYRNGEVLTGLDVAKARDFRLLRGKRVGLVTNQTGLDRGGHRNIDDMLAAGIHVAAAFAPEQGWSGTLNGPFGDTRDVATGVPVYSTYNSSNPIHLLPEAGMRNVDVLVYDVQDVGVRFYTFETTLAYTLQTAADRHIPVIVYDRPNPIDGIHVQGPPLAPKEKSFVGYFPGMPIRNGMTIGELARLFNRSIGANLNVVRVQGWSRGDFYDETGLTWTNPSPNMRNLTEAVLYPGVGMIEYTNISVGRGTDTPFEVMGAPWVNAPQLAAYLNARRLPGIRFVPISFRPTANPYAHQLCHGVYMIVANREQLDSPELGIELASALHHLYLQQWDSARMHLLAGSQAIVDEIKSGEDPRRIAESWQPAIKAFEVLRQSALLYAGPTIPE; encoded by the coding sequence GTGTTCCCCACGCGCTTTCGCCCCCTCGCTCGACTGCTCCTCACCCTGGCTGCTTGCGGCCTGTTCCTGGCCGCGGCGGAGCCCGCTCCCAAGCCCTCGTGGCCGGAAGTCGGCAAGATCATTCAACGCTCCATCGCGGCAGGAGAAATTCCCGGAGCCGTGGTGCTCATCGGCCACGACGGCCACGTCGTCTATCGCAAAGCTTTTGGCTTGCGCTCGTTCCGTCCGCACCAGAAGATGACCACTGACACCGTCTTCGACATTGCCTCGCTCACCAAAGTCGTCGCCACCGCACCCGCCATCATGCAATTGCTCGAGCAGGGCCGTTTCCGCCTGAACGACGCCGTCGCCAAGTACATGCCCGGCTTCGGCCAGAACGGCAAAGATCAAATCACCATCCGTCAATTGCTAACTCATTTTTCCGGCTTGCCGCCCGACTTGTCGCTCACGCCGCGATGGTCGGGCTACGATACCGGCATCCGCAAAGCCTTTGCCATCCAGCCGGCCTTCCCTCCGGGTTCGCATTTCGAATACAGCGATATCAACTTTATTGTCCTGGCCGAGCTCGTCCATCGCCTCACGGGGGAGCGCATCGACCAGTACGCCTTGCAGCATATCTGGACGCCGCTCGACATGAAGCACACCCGCTATCTGCCGCCGTCGGATTGGCTTTCGAAAATCGCTCCTACCGGTGTCGATGGCCGCGGCCGTTCCATTCACGGCGTTGTCAATGATCCGACGGCTGAGGATATGGGGGGCGTTGCCGGCAATGCCGGCGTCTTCAGCACAGCCGACGATCTGGCGAAATACGCGCAGATGATGCTCAACAATGGTCGCGGAGGCGACGGCCAGCGCGTCCTCTCGCCGCTCGCGGTGCGCAAAATGACCACCCCGCAGTCGCCGCCCAACGTTCCCGAAGTGCGCGGTTTGGGCTGGGACATTGACACGCCCTTTTCCAGCAACCGTGGCGCCTTTCTCCCCGTCGGCTCCTACGGTCACACCGGCTTTACCGGCACCTCGCTCTGGATTGACCCGACCTCCGATACCTACATCATTATCCTGGCCAACGATACCTACCCCCAACAACGTTCCCACCTCAAACGCATCCTCGCCATGCGCTCCGATGTGGCCACTGTCACCGCCAACATCCTGGCGCTCAACGATGGTTCGACTTGGACGAAAGTTGAGGAAGGCTTGGAGCGCATCACCGGCTACAACAACACCGTGGCGGCTGGCCGCCGCGTCATCTATCGCAACGGTGAAGTTCTCACCGGTCTCGACGTTGCCAAGGCGCGCGATTTCCGTCTACTGCGCGGCAAGCGGGTGGGTCTGGTCACAAACCAGACGGGTCTGGACCGTGGCGGCCATCGCAACATCGACGACATGCTTGCCGCCGGCATTCACGTCGCCGCTGCCTTTGCTCCCGAGCAAGGTTGGTCCGGCACGCTGAATGGTCCTTTCGGTGACACGCGCGATGTGGCCACCGGCGTGCCCGTTTATAGCACCTACAATTCCAGTAATCCTATCCATCTATTGCCCGAAGCCGGCATGCGGAATGTCGATGTCCTCGTATACGATGTCCAGGATGTGGGCGTGCGCTTTTATACCTTCGAGACCACGCTCGCCTATACCCTCCAGACCGCGGCTGACCGCCACATCCCGGTGATCGTCTACGATCGCCCCAACCCGATCGATGGAATTCATGTTCAGGGTCCACCGCTGGCCCCAAAGGAAAAAAGCTTCGTCGGTTATTTCCCGGGCATGCCCATTCGCAACGGCATGACCATCGGCGAGCTGGCGCGGCTGTTCAACCGCTCCATTGGAGCCAATCTCAACGTCGTCCGCGTGCAGGGCTGGTCACGCGGCGATTTTTATGATGAGACCGGTCTGACCTGGACGAATCCTTCGCCCAACATGCGCAACCTCACCGAGGCCGTGCTCTATCCCGGCGTCGGTATGATCGAATACACCAACATTAGCGTCGGCCGCGGCACCGATACGCCATTTGAAGTCATGGGTGCGCCCTGGGTCAACGCGCCGCAGCTTGCCGCCTATCTCAATGCGCGCCGCTTGCCCGGCATCCGCTTTGTGCCCATTTCGTTCAGGCCCACGGCCAACCCGTATGCCCATCAGCTCTGCCACGGCGTTTACATGATCGTGGCCAACCGCGAACAGTTGGATTCGCCCGAACTGGGCATTGAACTCGCCAGTGCGCTCCATCATCTCTACTTGCAGCAGTGGGATAGCGCGCGCATGCACCTTCTCGCCGGCTCCCAGGCGATAGTGGACGAAATCAAGAGCGGCGAAGACCCGCGTCGCATCGCTGAAAGTTGGCAACCCGCCATTAAGGCATTCGAGGTGCTGCGCCAGTCCGCCCTCCTATACGCAGGCCCTACAATCCCCGAATAG
- the sufC gene encoding Fe-S cluster assembly ATPase SufC gives MLEIKNLHAEVNGREILRGLDLTVKTGEVHAIMGPNGSGKSTLAQVLAGRDTYVVTSGSVTYNGVDLLALSPEDRARSGVFLAFQYPVEIPGVSNNYFLRAALNSVRKFQGKPEFDAIDFLKHTKQKMKLLRMDESLMSRAVNEGFSGGEKKRNEIFQMAVLEPKLAILDETDSGLDIDALKLVAEGVNVLRSPERAIVLVTHYQRLLNYIVPDQVHVLSAGKIVKTGGKELALELEEKGYQWLGAAADEPDLVETASSAHGLRGGH, from the coding sequence ATGCTTGAAATCAAGAATCTGCACGCCGAAGTGAACGGCCGCGAAATTCTGCGCGGTCTCGATCTCACCGTTAAAACCGGCGAAGTACACGCCATTATGGGCCCCAATGGCAGCGGCAAAAGCACGCTGGCGCAGGTGCTCGCCGGCCGTGACACCTACGTCGTGACCTCGGGTTCGGTCACCTACAACGGTGTCGATCTGCTGGCGCTGTCGCCCGAGGATCGTGCCCGCTCGGGCGTGTTCCTCGCCTTCCAGTATCCGGTCGAGATCCCCGGCGTCAGTAACAACTACTTTCTGCGCGCGGCGCTCAACTCGGTGCGCAAATTCCAGGGCAAGCCGGAGTTCGACGCCATCGACTTCCTCAAGCACACCAAGCAGAAGATGAAGCTGCTGCGCATGGACGAAAGCCTGATGAGCCGCGCGGTGAACGAAGGGTTTTCCGGCGGTGAAAAAAAGCGCAACGAGATTTTCCAGATGGCCGTGCTCGAGCCCAAACTGGCGATTCTGGATGAGACCGACTCCGGCCTCGATATCGATGCCCTCAAGCTGGTGGCCGAAGGCGTGAATGTGCTGCGCTCGCCCGAGCGCGCCATCGTTCTCGTCACTCATTACCAGCGGTTGCTGAACTACATCGTGCCCGATCAGGTGCATGTGCTTTCCGCCGGCAAAATCGTCAAGACCGGCGGCAAGGAGCTGGCGCTGGAGCTGGAAGAAAAGGGTTATCAGTGGCTGGGAGCCGCGGCAGATGAACCGGATTTGGTCGAGACCGCATCTTCGGCGCACGGTCTGCGGGGAGGGCATTAG
- a CDS encoding SUF system Fe-S cluster assembly protein, whose amino-acid sequence MDDFLLREAEHKEAVAAELEKSPEPAVLKEAKHQRDTAAELRREWERRQPAKVAVADLPPEPENQDSPEIAVLREYIIDAMKSCYDPEIPVNIYDLGLIYKIDIADDGKVHVIMTLTAPGCPAAGVLPGEVEQKVRSVPGVSDVQLDLVWEPPWDQSKMSQAARLQLGIDW is encoded by the coding sequence ATGGATGATTTCCTGCTAAGAGAAGCCGAACATAAAGAAGCCGTCGCCGCCGAGCTCGAGAAATCCCCCGAGCCGGCGGTGCTGAAGGAAGCCAAGCACCAGCGCGACACCGCCGCCGAACTGCGCCGCGAATGGGAGCGCCGCCAGCCTGCCAAGGTCGCGGTCGCCGATCTGCCGCCGGAGCCGGAAAATCAGGACTCGCCCGAGATTGCCGTTCTGCGCGAGTACATCATTGACGCTATGAAGAGCTGCTACGATCCTGAGATTCCGGTCAACATCTACGACCTCGGCCTGATCTACAAAATCGACATCGCCGATGACGGCAAGGTGCATGTGATCATGACGCTGACCGCGCCCGGCTGCCCGGCCGCAGGTGTGTTGCCGGGCGAAGTCGAGCAGAAGGTCCGTTCGGTGCCGGGCGTCAGCGACGTGCAACTTGATCTGGTCTGGGAGCCACCCTGGGACCAGAGCAAAATGTCCCAAGCCGCAAGGCTGCAACTCGGAATTGACTGGTAA
- the sufD gene encoding Fe-S cluster assembly protein SufD yields MPLFGLQDATSGVLANYEARFTGQDPRPAWLHELRQQAFARFCEMGFPHHKMEGWRQTNTAPIALSSFESQPPLPPTQLVPRVRGLDLPGVDWGANALRLVFVNGVFAPGLSSTRLPAGCRMGSLGERFASDGLDLRPYLDYEDEHGQAFVALNTSFLADGAWIEIAPKAVVEQPISILYFTTGSQERKGIAHPRTVVLAGRESQCSVIETCAGADGDVYFTNAVTAFEIAANAQVEYTRMEQESRSAFHISKLRSRQGRDSRFTAHSIALGGSLVRNNVHCILDGEGAECMLNGLFAIDGKQHVDNSTVLDHAKPLGTSREYYKGVLDNQAAGIFNGRIIVRPDAQHTDAIQSSKNLLLSEGAATINAQPQLEIYADDVRCTHGATVGQLDAQALFYLRSRGMGLEESRKLLIYAFAADVLSRIHAPGLKETLEALLWKKWAE; encoded by the coding sequence ATGCCTTTGTTTGGTTTGCAGGATGCCACCTCGGGCGTACTGGCCAACTACGAAGCCCGCTTCACCGGCCAGGATCCGCGCCCGGCATGGCTGCATGAGTTGCGGCAGCAAGCTTTCGCGCGCTTCTGCGAAATGGGCTTTCCCCATCACAAGATGGAAGGCTGGCGCCAAACCAACACCGCGCCCATCGCGCTCAGCTCCTTCGAGTCGCAGCCGCCGCTGCCGCCCACGCAGCTCGTTCCGCGCGTCCGCGGCCTCGATCTGCCTGGCGTCGATTGGGGTGCGAACGCGCTTCGTCTGGTGTTCGTGAACGGTGTCTTCGCGCCCGGATTGTCTTCCACCAGGCTGCCCGCCGGCTGCCGCATGGGTTCTCTGGGCGAGCGCTTCGCCTCGGATGGTCTCGACCTGCGTCCGTACCTCGATTATGAGGACGAGCACGGCCAGGCCTTTGTCGCGCTGAACACGAGCTTTCTTGCCGATGGCGCTTGGATTGAGATCGCGCCCAAAGCGGTCGTCGAACAGCCGATTTCGATCCTCTACTTCACCACCGGATCGCAGGAGCGCAAAGGCATCGCCCATCCCCGGACCGTGGTTCTGGCCGGACGCGAGAGCCAGTGCAGCGTGATTGAAACCTGTGCCGGCGCCGACGGTGATGTCTACTTCACCAACGCCGTGACCGCGTTCGAGATCGCCGCCAACGCCCAGGTCGAATACACCCGCATGGAGCAGGAAAGCCGCTCGGCGTTTCACATCTCTAAGCTCCGTTCGCGCCAGGGGCGTGACAGCCGCTTCACCGCGCATTCGATTGCGCTCGGCGGCTCTCTCGTGCGCAACAACGTCCACTGCATTCTCGATGGCGAAGGTGCCGAATGCATGCTCAACGGATTGTTCGCCATCGACGGCAAGCAGCATGTGGACAACTCGACCGTGCTCGACCACGCCAAACCGCTGGGCACTAGCCGCGAGTACTACAAGGGCGTGCTCGACAACCAGGCCGCAGGTATTTTCAATGGCCGCATCATTGTCCGTCCCGACGCGCAGCATACCGATGCCATCCAGAGCAGCAAGAACTTGCTGTTGTCCGAGGGTGCCGCCACCATCAACGCGCAGCCACAACTGGAAATCTACGCCGATGACGTCCGTTGCACTCATGGCGCCACCGTCGGCCAGCTCGACGCTCAGGCCCTGTTTTATCTGCGCTCGCGCGGCATGGGTCTTGAGGAAAGCCGCAAGCTGCTGATCTACGCTTTTGCAGCCGACGTACTCAGCCGCATCCACGCACCCGGACTGAAGGAAACCCTCGAGGCGTTGCTCTGGAAGAAGTGGGCGGAGTAG
- a CDS encoding SUF system NifU family Fe-S cluster assembly protein, which translates to MSQLGDLYRELIIDHSKRPRNFGPFPEANRRAEGFNRLCGDRITVMVEIEGDTVRQVRFQGSGCAISTASASLLTEAVQGKSRAEVEALYHRFHALVTGKAEDAADAPELGKLEVFAGVSEYPARVKCASLAWHTLHAALESSGVAEPVSTE; encoded by the coding sequence ATGTCGCAATTGGGCGATCTTTACCGGGAGCTGATCATCGACCACAGCAAGCGGCCGCGCAATTTCGGTCCCTTTCCCGAGGCCAATCGCCGTGCCGAGGGGTTCAACCGGCTTTGCGGCGATCGCATTACCGTCATGGTCGAGATCGAGGGCGACACCGTCCGCCAGGTGCGGTTCCAGGGTAGCGGCTGCGCCATTTCGACCGCTTCCGCCTCGCTGCTCACCGAGGCCGTCCAAGGCAAGTCACGGGCGGAAGTGGAGGCCCTGTATCATCGTTTTCACGCGCTGGTCACCGGCAAAGCCGAGGACGCGGCAGACGCGCCGGAGCTGGGCAAGCTCGAAGTCTTCGCCGGCGTCAGCGAATATCCGGCGCGAGTGAAATGCGCCAGCCTCGCCTGGCACACGCTGCACGCGGCCCTGGAGTCGAGCGGCGTGGCCGAGCCGGTGAGCACGGAGTAG
- a CDS encoding cysteine desulfurase: MAVHATIPAAFDVAAIRAEFPLLRAHPELAYLDNAATAQKPQVVLDALHRAYTETCANIHRSVHRLGERATEDYEAARETVRRFLNAGSKQEIVFVRGTTEAINLVAHGFAATQLHPGDEILITGLEHHSNIVPWQLACEVSGARLRVAPINDRGEVDLDAFTRLLGPKTKLAAFAHISNALGTVNPVAEMTRRAHAKKVPVLIDGAQAAPHVPIDVRALGCEFYTFSGHKVYAPTGIGALYGTVEWLNRLPPWQGGGDMIRSVTFEKTTYNEIPYKFEAGTPNIAAAIGLGAALSWLESLDRAAAEAHEHELLVYGTRLLEEIPGLRLIGMAADKASVLSFVMEGIHPHDVGTVLDSFNVAVRTGHHCAQPVMDRFSIPATTRASLALYNTRTEVERLAEGLRRVREMFA; the protein is encoded by the coding sequence ATGGCGGTACATGCGACCATTCCTGCGGCGTTTGATGTGGCAGCCATCCGCGCCGAGTTTCCTCTGCTGCGCGCTCATCCCGAACTGGCGTATCTCGATAACGCCGCCACGGCGCAGAAGCCCCAGGTCGTTCTCGACGCGTTGCACCGCGCCTACACCGAAACTTGCGCCAATATTCATCGCTCGGTCCACCGCCTGGGCGAGCGGGCGACGGAAGATTACGAAGCCGCCCGCGAAACCGTGCGCCGGTTCCTGAATGCCGGCTCCAAACAGGAAATTGTTTTCGTGCGCGGCACGACCGAAGCCATCAATCTCGTGGCCCACGGCTTTGCCGCAACCCAGTTGCATCCCGGCGATGAAATCCTGATCACCGGCCTCGAGCATCACTCCAATATCGTTCCCTGGCAGCTCGCCTGTGAGGTCTCGGGCGCGCGCCTGCGTGTCGCGCCGATCAACGATCGCGGCGAAGTCGACCTGGACGCCTTCACCCGCCTGCTCGGCCCTAAAACCAAACTGGCCGCCTTCGCCCATATCTCGAACGCTCTCGGTACGGTAAATCCGGTGGCCGAGATGACCCGCCGGGCGCATGCGAAAAAGGTTCCGGTACTGATCGACGGCGCCCAGGCCGCACCGCACGTTCCGATTGACGTGCGCGCGCTGGGCTGCGAGTTCTACACGTTTTCCGGCCACAAGGTCTACGCCCCCACCGGCATAGGCGCGCTCTATGGCACCGTCGAGTGGCTGAACCGGCTGCCGCCCTGGCAAGGCGGCGGCGACATGATCCGCTCAGTCACTTTTGAGAAGACCACTTATAACGAGATTCCCTACAAGTTCGAAGCCGGTACGCCCAATATCGCTGCCGCCATCGGTCTGGGCGCCGCATTGAGTTGGCTCGAAAGCCTCGACCGCGCTGCCGCCGAGGCGCACGAGCACGAACTGCTGGTCTACGGCACTCGGCTGCTGGAAGAGATTCCTGGTCTGCGCCTCATCGGCATGGCCGCCGACAAAGCCAGCGTCTTGTCGTTCGTGATGGAAGGCATTCACCCCCACGACGTGGGTACCGTGCTCGATTCCTTCAACGTCGCCGTCCGCACCGGGCATCATTGCGCCCAGCCGGTGATGGATCGCTTTTCAATTCCCGCGACCACGCGCGCCTCGCTCGCCCTTTACAACACCCGCACCGAAGTCGAACGCCTGGCCGAGGGGTTGCGGCGCGTCCGGGAGATGTTTGCCTGA
- the sufB gene encoding Fe-S cluster assembly protein SufB: protein MSSSTQDLEALANEEYKYGFVSEIDSDTIPRGLNEDIIRMISAKKHEPDFMLEWRLRAYRQWLKMSEPTWAMVHYPTIDYQDVIYYAAPKSSSDEAPKSLDEVDPELLKTYEKLGVPLHEREMLAGVAVDAIFDSVSVATTFKSTLAKAGVIFCSISEAVQNHADLVQKYLGSVVPYSDNFFATLNSAVFSDGTFVYIPKGVQCPMELSSYFRMNNQDSGQFERTLIIAEEGAKVSYLEGCSAPKRVKNQLHAAVVELVALDHATIKYSTVQNWFPGDKEGRGGIYNFVTKRGKCLGRGSKISWTQVETGSAITWKYPSCILQGDDSVGEFYSVAVTKNRQQADTGTKMIHMGKNTRSTIVSKGISAGFGQNTYRGAVRMLAGAQGARNYSQCDSLLIGDKCGAHTFPILEVKNNSAQVEHEASTSRIGEDQLFYCRQRGLSNEDAVSMIVSGFCKEVFKELPMEFAVEAQRLLSVSLEGSVG, encoded by the coding sequence ATGAGCAGTTCAACTCAGGATCTGGAAGCCCTAGCCAACGAGGAATACAAGTACGGATTCGTCTCCGAGATCGACTCCGACACCATCCCGCGCGGCTTGAATGAAGACATCATCCGCATGATTTCGGCCAAGAAACATGAGCCGGATTTCATGCTGGAGTGGCGGCTGCGCGCGTACCGCCAGTGGCTGAAGATGTCCGAGCCGACGTGGGCCATGGTGCATTACCCCACGATCGATTACCAGGACGTCATCTACTACGCCGCGCCCAAATCCAGTAGCGACGAAGCGCCGAAGAGCCTGGATGAGGTCGATCCGGAGTTGCTCAAGACCTACGAGAAGCTGGGCGTGCCTCTGCACGAACGCGAAATGTTGGCCGGCGTGGCCGTGGACGCCATCTTCGATAGCGTCTCCGTAGCCACGACCTTCAAATCCACGCTGGCCAAGGCGGGCGTCATTTTCTGCTCGATCTCCGAGGCCGTGCAAAACCATGCCGATCTGGTGCAGAAATATCTCGGCTCCGTGGTGCCGTACTCCGACAATTTCTTTGCCACGCTGAATTCAGCAGTGTTCAGCGACGGCACGTTCGTTTACATTCCCAAAGGCGTGCAGTGCCCGATGGAGCTGTCGAGCTACTTCCGCATGAACAATCAGGACAGCGGCCAGTTCGAACGCACGCTGATCATTGCCGAGGAAGGCGCCAAGGTCAGCTATCTGGAAGGTTGTTCCGCGCCCAAGCGCGTGAAGAATCAGCTCCATGCCGCCGTGGTCGAGCTGGTTGCGCTCGATCATGCGACCATCAAGTACTCGACGGTGCAGAACTGGTTCCCGGGCGATAAAGAAGGCAGGGGCGGCATTTACAACTTCGTCACCAAGCGCGGCAAGTGCCTGGGCCGGGGTTCGAAAATTTCCTGGACGCAGGTGGAAACCGGCTCGGCGATCACTTGGAAGTACCCGAGCTGTATCCTGCAGGGCGACGATTCCGTTGGCGAGTTCTACTCCGTCGCGGTGACCAAGAATCGCCAGCAGGCCGACACCGGCACCAAGATGATCCACATGGGCAAGAACACCCGCTCGACGATTGTCTCTAAGGGCATCTCGGCCGGCTTCGGCCAGAACACCTATCGCGGCGCGGTGCGAATGCTGGCCGGCGCGCAGGGAGCGCGCAACTACTCCCAGTGCGATTCGCTGCTGATCGGCGACAAGTGCGGCGCGCACACCTTCCCCATTCTCGAAGTGAAGAACAATTCCGCCCAGGTGGAACATGAAGCGTCCACCTCGCGCATCGGCGAAGACCAGTTGTTCTATTGCCGGCAGCGCGGTCTCTCAAATGAGGACGCGGTCTCGATGATCGTCAGCGGCTTTTGCAAGGAAGTCTTCAAAGAGCTGCCGATGGAGTTTGCCGTCGAGGCGCAGCGGCTGCTGAGTGTGAGCCTGGAGGGCAGCGTTGGATAA
- a CDS encoding HAD family phosphatase, translating into MLTTLFFDIGGVLLTNGWDHAERARAAGHFGLDAAELQRRHVPLTEPFECGALSLDDYLTQAVFTEPRGFTRPDFIAFMQSCSEAKPESLALLPRLQGRYRLATLNNEGRDLNAYRIEHFGLRQYFSAFCSSCYLGVRKPGPEIYRRALGILHARPAECGFIDDRPENLESPRALGLSCFLFTSAAQLAHDLRPNA; encoded by the coding sequence ATGCTGACCACCCTCTTCTTCGATATTGGCGGCGTGCTGCTGACCAATGGCTGGGACCACGCCGAGCGCGCCCGCGCTGCCGGACACTTTGGCCTTGACGCCGCCGAGCTGCAACGGCGCCATGTCCCGCTCACGGAGCCGTTTGAATGCGGTGCGCTCTCGCTCGATGACTACTTGACCCAGGCCGTCTTCACCGAGCCACGCGGCTTCACCCGGCCCGACTTCATCGCCTTCATGCAATCCTGTTCCGAAGCGAAACCGGAGTCGCTGGCATTGCTGCCGCGCCTGCAAGGCCGCTACCGTCTCGCCACCCTGAACAATGAAGGCCGCGACCTGAACGCCTATCGCATCGAACACTTCGGCCTGCGCCAATATTTCTCCGCCTTCTGCTCCTCCTGTTATCTGGGCGTGCGCAAGCCCGGCCCGGAAATCTACCGCCGGGCGCTCGGTATTCTCCACGCCCGCCCCGCAGAGTGCGGCTTCATTGACGATCGGCCGGAAAACCTTGAGTCGCCGCGTGCCCTCGGCCTATCCTGCTTCCTGTTCACCTCCGCCGCGCAACTCGCGCACGACCTACGCCCCAATGCCTAA
- a CDS encoding Rrf2 family transcriptional regulator codes for MKFSSQEEYGLRCLLRLGIRHQQQRLAPPVRGTAPHASRWSVPSSPGPEDSTAQSGAGGLTIPEIARLEGISVPYVAKMMRVLRTGGLVTSARGAAGGYVLARPPEQIAVGEALAVLGGRLYEPSFCEMHSGEERICTHSVNCSLRSLWRSLQLVLDQVLDKTSLRDLLCNESEMTTWIDHLVTVSGLATVSSKN; via the coding sequence ATGAAGTTCTCAAGCCAGGAAGAATACGGCCTTCGCTGTCTGCTGCGGCTGGGCATCCGCCATCAACAGCAGCGGCTCGCGCCGCCTGTACGCGGGACTGCGCCCCACGCCTCCCGTTGGTCGGTTCCCTCATCGCCCGGGCCCGAAGACTCGACGGCGCAATCGGGCGCCGGTGGCCTTACGATCCCGGAGATCGCGCGCCTCGAGGGCATCTCGGTTCCGTACGTCGCCAAGATGATGCGCGTGCTGCGCACCGGCGGTCTGGTGACCAGTGCCCGCGGTGCAGCCGGCGGCTATGTGCTTGCGCGTCCGCCCGAACAGATCGCGGTGGGCGAAGCGCTGGCCGTGCTCGGTGGGCGTTTATACGAGCCCAGTTTCTGCGAGATGCACTCCGGCGAGGAGCGCATTTGCACCCACTCCGTGAACTGCTCTCTGCGCTCGCTCTGGCGCTCGCTCCAGTTGGTGCTCGACCAGGTGCTGGATAAGACCAGCCTGCGCGACCTGCTCTGCAACGAATCCGAAATGACCACCTGGATCGATCACCTCGTGACCGTCTCCGGTCTTGCGACCGTTTCCTCGAAAAATTGA
- a CDS encoding cupin yields the protein MPKLIAQPTRIAPAGNKPKLIDEFIGHVNSGTGALSVAHMHSPAGWQEPGQTPEFDEYTLVLSGTLHVEYRGGALDVAPNQAVIAPRGEWVRYSTPHGAGYIAICLPAFRPATVHRDE from the coding sequence ATGCCTAAACTGATCGCTCAACCCACCCGCATCGCCCCGGCCGGCAACAAGCCGAAGCTGATCGATGAATTCATCGGCCACGTCAACTCTGGCACCGGCGCCCTCAGCGTCGCCCACATGCACAGCCCAGCGGGCTGGCAGGAACCGGGCCAGACGCCGGAGTTCGACGAATACACGCTGGTGCTCTCCGGCACGCTTCACGTCGAGTACCGCGGTGGCGCGCTCGACGTCGCCCCCAACCAGGCCGTTATCGCCCCACGCGGCGAATGGGTGCGCTACTCGACCCCGCACGGCGCCGGCTACATCGCCATCTGCCTCCCCGCCTTCCGCCCCGCCACCGTTCACCGCGACGAGTGA